The Dehalococcoidales bacterium genome includes a window with the following:
- a CDS encoding electron transfer flavoprotein subunit beta/FixA family protein — translation MNMIVCCKQVTDPEAPPASFRVDSATNKVIPPQGVPPVISPFDENAIEAALRIKDAKGGKVTALSLGVNLLRDVVKKPLSMGADQLVLLEDEAFSEGDSWSTAYALAMAIKKIGEYDIIFCGRQAADWDTGQVGSAIAEILGLPSVTLAKKIDVTDSKARVERLTTDGYEVVEVSLPAVITVTNELGEARYPTIKGIMAAKRMEPVVWKPADIGAETSQIGTSGRRTKIVKLFQPVFEGKCELIEGENPEDAALKLAMKLREAKIL, via the coding sequence ATGAACATGATTGTTTGCTGCAAGCAGGTGACTGACCCTGAAGCGCCACCGGCCAGTTTCAGAGTCGATTCCGCAACCAACAAAGTAATACCACCTCAGGGAGTGCCACCGGTAATCAGCCCGTTCGATGAGAACGCCATTGAGGCGGCGCTCAGAATTAAGGACGCCAAAGGCGGTAAGGTCACAGCGCTGAGCCTGGGTGTTAACCTGCTCAGGGACGTGGTCAAAAAACCGCTATCAATGGGAGCTGACCAGCTTGTCCTGCTCGAAGACGAAGCCTTCAGTGAGGGTGATAGCTGGTCAACCGCTTATGCCCTGGCGATGGCAATCAAGAAAATAGGCGAGTATGACATCATCTTCTGCGGCCGTCAGGCGGCTGACTGGGATACCGGGCAGGTAGGCTCAGCCATCGCCGAGATACTGGGGCTGCCCAGTGTAACCCTGGCCAAGAAAATAGACGTCACCGATAGTAAGGCACGGGTCGAGCGGCTTACCACCGATGGCTATGAAGTCGTCGAGGTATCTCTGCCAGCCGTAATCACGGTAACCAACGAGCTTGGTGAAGCCCGCTACCCCACTATCAAGGGTATTATGGCCGCCAAGCGCATGGAACCCGTGGTCTGGAAACCGGCTGACATAGGCGCGGAAACATCCCAGATTGGCACCTCCGGACGGAGAACCAAGATAGTCAAACTGTTCCAGCCGGTCTTTGAAGGCAAGTGCGAGTTGATAGAAGGAGAAAATCCGGAAGATGCCGCCCTCAAGCTCGCCATGAAACTGAGAGAAGCCAAGATACTGTAA